In the genome of Rissa tridactyla isolate bRisTri1 chromosome Z, bRisTri1.patW.cur.20221130, whole genome shotgun sequence, the window ACTGTGCAGTTATTCACGGAGAAAGTGCTATTACTTTACTATTTGATTTCAACACAAGAATATTggttaccttaaaaaaaaaaagataagtttgATAGAACAACAAATAGTTAGCAAACCAGAGGACAAGAATTCAAGTGTTCCCcacctattttcttttcttgcttcccAAACGAAAGGATGCAGTATTTTGGACATTAAATCTTACCACAGAATAATTGTAAAGGACAAGATTGTCATAGTGGGAGCTCCCATTGCAGGTCAACCACACATCTCCCATTTCCTACAGGCTGTGTTATGCGGCAAGTGCTATGCAATCCTCTTAAATGAGGCAAGACACTAAATGTAAGTTTCCTTGGCATAATTGATGGTTAGCCCTGTGAAGTGTTTGTCTGACAACTTATACTAAAAGCCTGGATAATAATATAGTCCAACAGGAAATACCAATTTTAATTCAACTAAATATTATGAATCAGAACACAAGCACTTCCTTTACAGTAATGGTCTACAgtagaagaaaagacagaagacacATGGTTTTCTATTCACCTCAGACATCAGCAGAAGCCTTTCCTTTGATTCCAGTATGGGACAAAATAATGACTTAACTATGTTACTTTGAGTTCAGATTTACACTTGCTCTTACCGTATCATAGTCACTTTGGGAATACCCAAACATAGGGAATTCTTCGGTACCTTCCTGGGTCATatattccatttcttcttttgcaatCTTTTCAAAAACTTGTCGATAGACTGTAAAGAATccctgaaattaaaaagaaattctgattcATTTTGTGTGACTTAATAATTGATGTACAAATGCTCAACTACAGTGGTGTATTTTAGAGAATATTACAATTCTGCAACAGCAACTCAAAATCAGGGTAAAGGCCTTGTAAGCTATTGCTCTAGGTAGCAAGACTCTTAACAAATTTCCCATTCTCTCCCATTCCTTTTATTTCCATCTCTTTCATGtggtctctgtctctctcacacaTGAAGCTGTCATATTCAAATCTAAACCCAAAAAAGTTTCAGCATGCTGGGGATACTGATATGTTTCTGGTTACACAGGACCAAGTTTTGAGGAAGTTCCAAATACAGAATTCCTTATTAAGTATCCTAGCGAtctctttactttttaaatgaagatgttACTAACACACTCCTACTATAGTAACCCAAAGACAGATAAGGGTTTTCTCTGGCAAAGGTTTTCCTAATCACCTGGAGCTTTTTAAGTTATGACAAATGTCTTAAAATCTAACAGCGAATTATATTATAGGAAGCACAATTCCCCCAGGCACTGGTATTATATTGCTTTTCTTTAGCCTGAAGCATTCTAGCTTGCTAAAGATATTTCTGAATAAACAGATGGTATTGCAAAGCATTGGAACACTTCACTATATAACATACATAAATAATATACACACGCTCTGTAGTTGTATGGTATAGTTGGAAATCACAAAATCATAAGTAGCTGTTGTGCAATAAGCAGGAATTAAAGCTTGCGTAAACATCCAGCCTAAGTTTTGTCTTAGAAAGATTTGCGGAAGCATTTTTACCACCTGTGCTCAACAATTCCATGCATAACTTTTCAACACTTTTCAATAAATTTAAATTGATTCATTAAAGATAAATTAATGCATTACCTTTTCATCATCTCCGTATCCAGAGTAACAGCTAACAGTGAAGTAGCGCAGCAGATCTAAACTATCATCTTGATAGTCTCCATCAACCCCTCCTTTCTGCAGAGCCTCTCTGTGATTATCATACCTAGGAAAAATTCACAATATCAAGGATGTAGAGACACAGAACACTCCCCAGTGCCGGTAAGCTAACACAGTACACGTATCACCTCAATGTATAGCTTAGCTCAGTGTCTGAAATTTGAGTCTCATATCCAAAgtcttcagagaggaaaaagacaggCTCAATAAATATTCCCTTAGCAGCAATTTCTTAACAGGAAGGTAGCAAACACATTTAGCAAGGTGCTTCAATAAGCAGCAATTCAGAATGGGTAGGTCACTATTTAAATCATCCAACACTTACACACactcaaaaaccccaaaatcacacATTAACGTATAAAAACTGAGAAACAGTACTTTCAAGAAGGACAAACTTAGTACAGGTGGTTTGTGGCTGCAGCCCATTTGAAAAACAAGTCACTCAGAACACGTGAAGTAGCAAGCTCTTTTTAAGAGATACGTGTGCACATTTCAAATTAGTACTGTTACAGAAACACGACACTATGTATGTCATTAAGGCTGACCACCCGCAGTCACCAATATCACATTAAACACGTGCATGCACTCAGTGCGGTGCTCCCCCTCTTCCCAGCtcagggggagggagggctgtgaCTGCAGGATACCGGAGCTAACCTGCAAGCTGCCTCATGCGCGGCGAGGGAGAGATGGACGCCAGCACCGGTGCgtccccagaggagaggagaggaggccaGCAGTGGTGCGGGACGCCCCCAGAGGAGGCCAGCACTGGCGTGTGCCCAGAGGCCTCCTCAGCGCCCGCTGCCACTTCCCCAGGAGGCTGCAGGTCGCATGGCTCTCAGCCCTTTCAAAGCCCGAAGCAAAGGGGCTGCTTCTGCCCCCGAGGCCCGCCCTGACCAGCCGCGAGGCCCAGCCAGCAGCAAATTCAAAGTTCCTGGATGAGACAGAATTTAAAGCAGTCTTTTCCAGACCGCTACCAGATGAAGGCTGCTCACCAGGCTCGCTCCTGGGGGTCGCTGAGCACATCGTACGCCGCCTGGATTAACTTGAActgctctgctgcttcctccGCGTTCTCGAGGTTTTTATCTGTAAGACAATTTAACGACGCTGTGAACGACCCAACGCGCCCGCCACAACCGCCCGCCCAACCGCCCGCCACGGCCGCCAGCACCCACACGCTGCCCGGGCGCGGCCtcctgccccggctccccgcaggcCCCCGGCGCAGACGCGAGGCTCCCCGGCGCCACCACCGCCGGCCGAGCACCTGCCGCAGCCGCCTGTGAGGCTTCTCCCCCGGCacgcgggggccggcggggcacGGCGGGGCGCAGGTAGGCCGGGCCCTCTCCTCAGGcctgcggccgggccgggccggcgcaGGACGGGCGTCGCGGCGGCCGTACCCGGGTGCCAGCGCAGCGCCAGCCGGCGGTAGGCCCGCTTCAGCTCCTCCTCGGCGGCGTCGCGCTTCACCCCCAGCACCTCGTAGTAACACTTCATGGCGGCGGGACGGCGGCTCCGCCTGGGGGAAagcgccggccggccggcggcccggccgaggcagcggggagaggcggggccggcggcggcggcgcagccaTGAGGCGCCcgggctgcccccgccccgcgccgggcggAGCCAgcaggcggcgggcggggcgggccccGCCGGGGAAGGGCGGCTAGGCTGCAGCGCTACAGTCAGCGGGATGCGGGGGTCTGGGTTGATGGCGATGAGACTACGAGTCAGCAGGGTGCCCCGGTCGCCCAAAGGGCCAGCTGTGTCCTGGGGAGCATCCATCAGAGCACAGCGGGCCGGGTGACTGTCCCAGGCTGATGTGGCCCCACCTCgagttgtgtgtgtggttttgggtgCCCCAATGTAAGAGGGACATCAAGCTATCAAACTACTCAAGTGTGTGCAGAGGAGGGCGagcaagatggtgaaaggcctcgAGGGCAAGActcatgaggagcggccgaggccactgggcttgttcagcttggagcaGAGGCGGCTGAGGGGTGCCCTCACGGCAGCCTGCACCTTCATGGCAAGCAGCGGAGCGGGAGGTGCTGACCTCCTCTCTCTGGGGACCTGTGACAGGACACGGAATGgagctgtgccaggggaagttcaggttggacattaggaggttcttcactgagagcgTGGTCGTCCCTGGAAGAgactccccagggaagcggtcacagccccaagcctgtcagagttcagtGCTCTTAGTGATGTGGTTTAGTTTCAGGTGGTCCTGTGAGAcatgtgggtcccttccaactcaagatactTCATGTTTCTGTGTTATTAGACTACACAAACCAAAGAGAGGAAGACAATAAAAGAGTGCAAACTCAATTGTAATAAAGAAATGGGTATTTTGTTTACATAAAAATGAAGTCCGGTTAGTTTTGCCTGTAAAAACAAGTATTTACAATATGATATCAATATACCTACGAAATATAGCTAGGTATACCTATACCAGACTGACATGACTTTAGGGTCTGCCTAGTTTCTTCACTTTTAACATTGATGCTGATGCTTCaacttctgaaaagctttttttgcttcttcctctGAATTTTGCGTggcttctttttatctttaaCAATTGGCTTTGACTCCGGTTTCACGAGCTGTATTTCCACTGTCTTTTCTTCAGCTGGAGTTTCAAAGACCACTTCAGTGGGATCTTCTCCAATAAGCACCTTACTgccttttttcttaatcttttggACTTCCTTCACTTGCTGTTTCTCTCTAAACTTAGCCGCCACTGACAACCTTAATAGCCGCCGATGctataaaaaataagaatttcaatTACATCAGGTTTCAAATAAGCAAGATGGAAGAAATCAGGTACTAAAGAAACAAGCGGTAATTTCTCTGCTTAACTGCCAAAATCCTCAGCATAATGGCATCGTTTCAGTTACATTAATATCGCCTTCATTCAATTTTTCACACATTTACTTTGTTCCTCAGTTGTAATGAGTTAGGGCACTCTTTTCTACAAAAGGTTCCAGGGAAAGGCATGCATGTTCTCCTGGACAGACAGCTTGCGAGACCAGTCTTCAAAATTAGTTGCTAAATCAAAGAGAAGATAAAGCTCCTTACCATATTTGGGGACTGGTAATGGGGATTTTCATACAGAGTTGCTCCTCCAAAGCTACCTTGGAAGATTTTTATGAGGTTGAGGACAAAACGAGGCCCAATTTCTACTAGAGATGCATCTTCTTCTATTATCTGCAATAAAAAGATTAATCTCTCATAGACTGAATCAAAGCATATGACCCCGTAGGCACCCTGCATACAGTGATACACAACCGAATTTAAATCCCAGATCCAATGCCACTAAAGCTGATAAGCCGGAATTGTACAAACACAGCTCTATACATATAGCACTTCTTTTGCGTTCAAGCAAGCACTTAAGAGAGTACCAGGTATCTGTAAATGCCTCCTTTAGACCAAGTATGGTTAAAAGACAGGTGAAGATTAGGCTTTGGCTACTGCTGCCTGTTACCAGGACaaccatcacagaatcacaactAACAGAGGGTCAGCTGAAGTACATGGAACTTAAACCAGCTCTCTCCAAAGACACAGGAGAAAGTAAGTCATTTTAGTcatggccttttctgctcctcacaccgccccaccaatGAGCAAGGTGGGggggcacaaaaagctgggagggaacacgcctgggagagctgaccccaactgaccaaatggatatcccataccatatggcgtcatgctcagtatataaagctggggaggaagaaggaaagggggggcAATGGGGagcgatggcgtttgtcttcccaagtaagcACCACATGTGACagatccctgctttcctggagatggctgaacacctgcctgacaatgggaagtagtgaatgaattccttgttttgctttgcttgtgtgcacagcttttgctttatccattaaactgtttttatctcaacgcacaagttttctcccttttagtCCTCCGACTCTCTCCTCAATCCCAACCAGGGGCAGAGAGTGAGCGACTGCATGGTCCTAtctgctgactggggttaaacgACGACAGTCCAGGCCCATCGTTGAAATTACTTTGTGCAAGCACTAGGTGTTGGCATATCCTAATAATAACAACCATTCTTCCTGTTTTTTTGTAATTAATGTATTTGATACAAAATTACTCCACAGAGCTCCTCTTGAAGAGCTAAAAGAAACCACTAACCTGGTAATTCCGAAACCAGATCCTCTCATCTGTAATGGTGAAGGTGAAAACATGATCTACAAAAGGCTGGCTTTTGGGGTGATACCGTGGTGTACTaaatatctgcaaaaaaaaagtcagtatttctaAATACCTGTAATTGTAAGAGACCAAACATAAATGGCTCAttctaaattcattttaatttattaagaTCCCAATCCCAAGTTACATTTCAAAACCCAGAACACATGACCCTAattctttgaagatttttttcaagttcagAAGTGTAAAActagtacttaaaaaaaaccctgagatttttaaatatgttgcCAAAAACCATTTCCAATGAGGAAGAAATGCCAGGCAGCAGAACTAGAGACTGACCTGAATAAACAATTCTTTTAGCAGGGCATAATGTGGCTCCTTGTCGAATGTCTACAAacgaaaaaatgtaattttacataCAAAGCTAAATGCAATAGtcatgtaaagaaaacaaaagcataatCAACAAAATAAACCCATACTTACTGGATCAAAAGACAAAAGGGGCCGTGAGCCCCGTAGGCAGTTTCCTGTCATCTTCAATTCAGCCAGTGTGTGAACTACagtgatgtttttaaaaagatcattttAGTACTTACAGAAAACCGTACAGACAAGAAAGCAAGAGTCCAAACACAATAACGTCCACCAACTTACCGTTCTGCACTAAGAATTTAGCTGATGGTCCCTGTGGTGTATTTGAAAGCCTGCAGAGGACAGGTagtggggaggagagaaaagaaaaccgttaacagcagccagcacataTGCTGGATTTCTACAGTATACTCCAACCAGTTATTTCGGTATGGAAGTAATTTCAGTTTTATAGCATTATTAAGCTCCTTTAAAATACTTATAAATAATTGCTTTCTAAACAATTTTGTACAATGCTTCTGTAGACAGTCTACAAAAGCTGTTCATGCATTGTAAACTTGCACTACCCACACAAGTGCGAGATTAAAACAGATTTAACTAAGCAACACAATTTCATGCATTTTTGCTATTACAGCAAGAAACTTTAGGTAGAACGGAAGCATCCCCAGCTAGATATAGAAATGTAAGAAAATGTAACGTTCCCTTACCACATATAGAGATCCTGTTTCTTTTTGGCTTCAAAAAAGATGCACTTATTGCAGTTTTTCATTTCACATGCCTACACAAGACACATCAAATTAGCTGTTTACAAAATtctgaagacattttcaaaaacttTCTGCATTATTCTCTGTTTCCCTCTCCAATATCTAAGTTCAAAAGCAAAAGGTCTCGTTTTAATAAATTACACCCACTGATCCCCCAACTTAGGTAGAAGcacttgtttttttgaaaaatctcacATATTTATTACAGGAATAATAACTTCACTAAAGCTACAGGCAATCCGATAAGCTCTACAGGATATAAACATTAGTGCAGGAGCTGTGACATTAGGTTATATGTGAAGAATTAGCAATGTCCTACTACATTGTTTGGCCTCACTACATACGTGTTCCCTTCTTTCCTCAAGTATAAACTGTAGCACACCTTTCACCTGTATAGAAAGGcacattgtgttttctttcttcaagaCAAAAGTCCATGTTTAATTAAaggtttcattttggttttattaatcAAAAGTCAACTTCCTGTTTCAACATGAGCATCTTGtatttccagagaaaataaaaaagaagcaccACTTAAAACCTAAATTACCTCATTAATTACGAACAACTGGTCTTTACGGTCCATTTTAGTATCTGGAAGACAAGAATGACGTTTAGAAGGCTGGAAAACTGATTTAACACGAGACGTTATTTTAACAGTCAGTCCTTTTGGAAAAATGTCACTgattataaatgaaaaattaagaataaCTATCAAGTTGTTTCAGCCATGTTATGCAATAAATAAAGAGAGCAACAAAAGTATCTGTGCACTTACAGGACTGAGGCCATAGGAATAATTTCccagaaaaatattaagatacaACAACAGTCGCTGTATTTCTGGGCTCAAAaggggtttggtgtttgtttgtttaagataACAGTTTAATCAAAACAGTTATGtaccacatttttaaaaagaacagactGTTGTTAAGTTCTTGgtttaaaactattttgaaaatgTGAGTTAGGGATGATGCCTAACCGTACCTGCTTTAGAGTGAGGCATCAATGTCCTTAAGTCTTGCATTAGGTGCCTTGTCCTGAAATTAATTCCACGAGAAGAGAAAATAAGCACTCGCTCCTTGTTTTTCCATTTACCCTAGGAAAGACACAAAAGTTAAGCATGAAGTTTCTAGCCTTAAAACTACTACAACACATTAACAATAAACATTTGCACGGTAATTACAGGAAAACACAGTAAGAACATCTCTTATTAACATCATCTGCCCATCCTCAGAGAATCACTCTTCAGAAGAGTGCAACTTCCCCACAGAACATGGGGGCAGAAGTTTTCACGTGAAGAACTGCCATCCATCCTGCTTCAGTATGTTCCAACATAAAGCCTTTCACTCATACAAAACATGCAAGTATTAAGCAAGGCATATGAATTACTTATTTACAAAAGCTCATCCCTGCAGAATGAGCTGAGCTACAGCCTCAGCGTACAATTTAGCTTTTCCTAGAGATGAAATCTCAGACTTGAACGTgctactttttgtttttcttttaaggaaagtACAAGGCAATCACTGAAGCCTTATCAGGGCGATTCCTAAATGAAAGGGCATAATTTCCACGTATCCTTTCTATACAACAGAATTACCCAACCCTCTAAAACACTTCAGACattaaagtaaaacaatttatttACACTGACCAGAATACCTCTCATCGTATACTTCCATAGAAATAACATACCATCGCACGTTACTTGTATTTTTGCCGGGATTACTAAAAAAAATTACGAATAAGCCTCTCTATCCTCGCTTAGCAGCTGGGTTCCCCTCAGACAACCCCCTACCCCAGCCCACGGAGGCGGAACACCTCCCGAAGGCCCGGCTGGGGCAGGGAGACGAAGTGCCCTTCCCACGGGCGAAGGCCCGGCCCGGGCAGGGAGCCGAGCGGGGACACCCGGCCCAGCGCGGCCCGCTCcgcccagggcagcagggctgggaggtaCCTGTGAGACCGGCGGCGGGATGCTGTACTCCGCCTGGCCCGCTCCCGCCTGGCCCGCTCCCTCCGGGCCCGGCTTAGCATCCGGCTTGGCCGCCCTCGGAGCTCTCTTCGCTCGCTTCTTCGGCCGCCCATCCGGGCCGTCAGGCTTCCTCTTGGTCGCCGCCATCTTGCCCGCACCACGCCGTGCTCGCAGCCACCAGCACTTCCGGCTGACCGCACTTCCGGGCGCCTTCACTTCCTGTCCCCTTCACTTCCGCTCTCTTCCTGGAAGCGCCGGGGGTGGCAGCCATGCCGCtgtccgccccgccgcccgccagcGGGCAGCCCTACCTGCTGTCCGCCAGCCTGGACAACGCCcgccacctctccagcctcctcaGGGCCGTCCACTTCCAGGACCACGCCACCTGCTTCGCCACCGCCAACGGCCTCCGGGTGACGGTGGAGGACGCCAAATGCATCCAGGCCAACGCCTTCATCCAGGTgggggccgcgctccccgcctgGGCCCCGGGACAGCCCGTCCCCGGCCTCCGCCGTCAGAAGAGGCCGGTGCCGCTGTAGAGAGGCACCTGGTGGAGGAGTTGTGTAGCAAGTGTACCTGCGGAGAAGGGGAAACTGCAGTGAAACGGCGGCGTAGCCGGGAGAGCGGGCATGAAGGAAGGGCTGTGATGAGGCTGTGGTTGTTTATGAGATATCCGCGCTGCCGAAAGGCCAAGCTCAGCCCCTGGTTTGTTCACGCGTACCTGCTGGCGTGATGAGCATGCTCCCTTGTTTAATGTGTTGGCATCTGCTCAGCCCACTGCTCCTTCCAGCCATACCGTTCTTAGATGCTTGAGCAAGCTCATGAATGGTCTGTCTTTAAGTATTTCTATTATGCTTCATCCCAAAGCCAAAAAAGTAGGTTTAAGTCGACTCTGGAAGAGAGTAACAATTCAGAGACACTCATCTGCAGTGTATCAACTGGGTAAGCCAAGCACTTACAACTGCAGGGCAGCAGTGTGTGCTGCGTCAGAAGACTGGAGCGGTGGTCTGCCTCTTTCGCTCTCTCATTCAGCCAGTGATGAACTTTATCCTGAAACGGTGCTTGAGAGGTTGTGCGTAGACAGGATCTCAGCTACACTGCACTGTCCAAACAGACAGCTTTAAATAGCAATCTAAGTTATTTCTTCTTAACTTGTATTTAGTATAAGATCAAAAGCAGCCTTCCTCGCTTCCCTACTACCTCTTTTGCAGCTGTGACTGCTGcctttgcttcattttaattttttaaggtgcacttttaattttttcttttaacaatggCTTAGTTTCTGAGTGTGAGtggtttttggtttatttttatttaatgtatatCCAACTTGTAAATGCTTTGTTCTTAAGAACAGGCATCATGCTGGTTCCCGTTTTTGAAAGCATGTATGATACTGGGTATGTAGATGGAAGGGGTGAGGACTATTTTATGGTAGTAACTCAAACCCAACTTTACCTTTCCTTTGTCCTTTAGAGTCTGTTTATTTGCTGTCTGTGAAACTTCAGCCTGAGCTATGTGTGAAAGGGGAGTAGCCTGAGTCTGCTTGTTCTTGCATCTCCCCTTGCTTTCTCCTGCTCCATGCTGCACAGTCCTTCTTTACACTAGTTCTGTATTTGAGTGGGTTAAGCTGGCTTATGAAGTGGTCAGCATGTGCAAGTTGAAGTTAAGCAGCGGGCAGGAGCAGAGGAACAGTGACTGGAGGTTCCTTTGAGAGTGTTGAGCTGTTAAGAATAGTGTAGAgtagttccagttggaagggacctacaatgaccatcaagtccaactgcctgaccacttcaggactgaccagaagttaaagcatTGTTCAAATGCCTCTGTAACACTGACAGCCTTGGGGCATTGACCAGctccctaggaagcctgttccagtttctttacctcttggtaaagaaatgcttcgcaatgtccagtctaaacctcccctggtgcagctttgagacattcccatgtgtcctgtcactggatcccagggagaagagctcagcactccctctccatgtcccctcctcagggagctgtagagggcaatgaggtctcccctcagcctccttccctccaaactagacaagccaaagccctcagcagctcctcacaggacattccttcaaGCCCTCTCACCACCTTTGTTGCgctcctctggacgcattcagGTCTCTTCACATTCTTCTTAAGTGGTGGGGCCCAGAACCAAAGGCAGCTTTAGGCTTTAACATTTGTGGCttgtttttaaatgataaaaGATACGTGTTTAGGTTTTCATGTTTATGCCATGCTACTTTTTTTCAACTGTGACCTGATTTTATTTAACTAGTTTTGAGGATGAAgaccccttttttctttaattgataTTGTTACACATAGAAATTACTTTGCATTGCACTGATCTCTGAAAGTGAAAGCACCGAATTTGAGGAAGTAAGTGTAAACTGTAAAACAATTGCAGAAACTCCCTCTCTTCATCTATTTCCTTTCTCTTACAGGCAGAAATTTTTCAGGAATTTGCTGTTCAGGAGGAATCGGTGACGTTCCGAATCAATTTGTCTGTTCTCCTTGACTGCTTGACCATTTTTGGTACCAGTTCTTTGCCAGGTATGGTGCATATTTACCTTGACAGTGTACGTGTATCACTTGTAATCACATAGTGAAACCTGTACATAGCTACAAGGAGATTTCCAGTCTTGGCAAAAACATCTGACTTCCTCCCCTTAAGTCCTTCTGAGCACGGCAGCTATCACAGTTAATCAGGATCCATCCTGTTTACTGAAACTAACACAAGTATGTGTTGTGGCAACAGTCgatgcagagaggagaggagctgaTGGATGTGACCTAGCCAGTGTGTCAGGgactgctgcagcaggagaggctaAAAGAGCCCAATTCAGTTTGGAAGGTGGAATAAAGGTATATGTCTGTGTGATGCTGTTGGGGTaactgagaaacagaagagtCTTCCTGTGAAGATAATGTTTCCTGGATCTATGTAAGGCACAAAAGAACTGCTTCTTTTGGGAGAGAACCCCTTAGTGGCATGAGGTCCAATGAACAGCCCCAGCTTGCACCCTTGCTCTGGTTTGGGGCTGAAGATctcaaataatttctgtaatCTTGGTAAGAAAACATTGTCAAGTAGTTTGTTCAGGAATCTTTGGCAAGTTGTGTGATGTTTAGGCTGGAGTTCTGACTCAGGCCAGTGCTGTACCCTACCACTGACACATGCTGTGACTGCCTTCCCGTCGATCTGTTTTCAGTCCAGGGCCCAGATCATCCACATCACAAAAATGCTAATTTGTTCCCAAGTGCCCTTCACTTAGGGGGAAGACCTGGGCACAGCTGGCGGAATAGTTCCTCCGCAGCCCATTCATGGTAGTCAGTGTGGATGTAGAGAGCGCCAAGGTTCCCTCTGCTAGGGGGGGTGCTTCACGCCGTCACATGCTTTTAAGTGGCCAGCAGGGCAGGCTGCACATAGCACCAGGTTAAAAGACCACTGCTTGGGCAAGCTGGGGTAGCCTCTTATCAGAGCTGTCACTTTAGGCTGAAAAAGCACAAAGGCTGTCAGTACATCTTAAGGCAGCAGGGGATCCACACTGGGCTTGCAAGGGACTCAGGCTGAGTAATTGCTTCCAACTGTAGCGAAAATCGGCACACTGGGAGACAGTATAGACATAGCTTGGAATTTGTCTTGCTAACAAATTTTGTATCAACTCAATGATAAATGTGATCTCTTTTCCAATATTTCTGTGGCTTGTGCAACCTTGGAACATCCAG includes:
- the BRIX1 gene encoding ribosome biogenesis protein BRX1 homolog; the encoded protein is MAATKRKPDGPDGRPKKRAKRAPRAAKPDAKPGPEGAGQAGAGQAEYSIPPPVSQGKWKNKERVLIFSSRGINFRTRHLMQDLRTLMPHSKADTKMDRKDQLFVINEACEMKNCNKCIFFEAKKKQDLYMWLSNTPQGPSAKFLVQNVHTLAELKMTGNCLRGSRPLLSFDPTFDKEPHYALLKELFIQIFSTPRYHPKSQPFVDHVFTFTITDERIWFRNYQIIEEDASLVEIGPRFVLNLIKIFQGSFGGATLYENPHYQSPNMHRRLLRLSVAAKFREKQQVKEVQKIKKKGSKVLIGEDPTEVVFETPAEEKTVEIQLVKPESKPIVKDKKKPRKIQRKKQKKLFRS